TTCTCATCGCGGCCAGACACTATGGCAAGTTGGAGGAAAAAAGCTTCGGGAAATACGTCCAGAAGGCGGAGAATTACCTCCATGAGTACCATTCTTCCCGTCCTGGTACTGGCGCTGGCTCTGGCCATGAGGCCTCGAGCGGTGGTGGCGGCGGCCCTGAGCACGCCCCCTCAAGTGGCGCCCAGAAGCCGTCGGTGGCCCATCCGACGGGCGCGCATCATGGGCAATCGGAGGAAGGAGGATCGGGCTTTGGGGACTACATGAAATTGGCTCAGGGTTTCCTCAAGAAAcgttagtctctctctctctctctctctctctctttttctgattATGTCAACATTTTGTTGCTGtggattttttctgattatgtaaacattttgttgttgtggAGCAGCTGGACATGAGGGGGGTTCACAGGAAGGATCAGGCTACGGGGACTATCTGAAATTGGCTCAAGATTTACTCAAGAAGCATTAATCTTTTgagttttgtttcttgtttgctcttttcttttgttccttctctctctctctctctctctatccatGTATGTAGTAATTGGTGTAATTGTTGACCTTTGTACGGATTTTAAACCATTGTATCGATTTTTCGAGCTAGAGATGAATAATACCGGAATGGCTGCTTGTAGAATTTGCTGAAAACTCTTTCTACACCAGGAAATCCGTGAAATTTCATGTCATGTATTTGTCCAACTTCTTACTGGAGAGCCTCTGATTCTAAACAAATAGCATATAAAAGTGCCATTATTTGAAAGTATAATCACTGGGGCGTCTTCGTGGGGTTTGTAGACCTGAAACTTAGACTAGAGATACTGTACAAATATTTGCTATCGTGAACTTTCCGTTAGTTCTTTCCACGAGATGCAAGTGCTGGAATAGAATATATAAAGAAGCCATCTGTTTAACGAGATGCAAGTGCTGGGAGGGAATATATAAAGAAGCCATTCGTGAAGGGTGGATGATGGGTTGTGGAGTAACATAAATCAACTCCAAGTTACTGAATTCGTCATGGATAATAGGTAATCATGTGAAACGCGTAACTGAATAGAACTTTAGCGAAATCAGTAAGAAAATACAAGCTTGTATTAATTGAacgaacgagagagagagagagagagagagaaagggaaagacCAAGGGGCGTGGTGTCAGGAAACAAGCTTCTGTAACGACTAACGACCATAATACGACAAATGATTTTGTGGGAAcaggcagaaaagaaaaacaatccaCTGTAAACATTCTTTCAATTTCCTTATGAATGTCAGTGTCTATGGAGTGTCCACAATTGACTTTGCATGATGAGCTTCTCATGTTGTTTTCGTCATCTTCCAGTCTTTGAGCTCATTGCAGCAGAAAGCAGGACTGGCATTCTTCAGCTAAGAAACTAAAGTCCTCGGTACAAGGTGAATTTGCGACACAGGTAAAGAAAATCGTGAGTGATGAAGTTATGTAATCTGACAATAGGAACTAGCAAATCACAGCACAAGCAAGCCAGGCCAGCTTCAAGATAATTCTGCTGACCCGCAGTTCAAGGTCTGTAAAGTGGAAGGAAAGTCTGTCAAGTTTACATCTTCTAAAGGATACGTTCAATTGGGATCCATATACAACCATTTTTATCTCTTAAGACGGAGATAAGATAATCTTGCATTCTTTGCATTATCCCCAATAACTAAAGAATGTAACTTTAGTAAATCTGAAAGTTCACTGCTCAATTATTTACTCTCCTCCCCTGTTTCTCTAACTTGTGGAACATGCTGGAATTTGAGAAACGTCATCGAAGGACTAAGCAATCTGCTGAGAGCTTGGCGATGAAGGATGATTGTGTGCATTCCTCTTGGCTTTGTGCTACAACTATTTGGAAGGAAAGTCTGTCAAGTTTACATCTTCTAAAGGATACGTTCAATTGGGATCCATATACAACCATTTTTATCTCTTAAGACGGAGATAAGATAATCTTGCATTCTTTGCATTATCCCCAATAACTAAAGAATGTAACTTTAGTAAATCTGAAAGTTCACTGCTCAATTATTTACTCTCCTCCCCTGTTTCTCTAACTTGTGGAACATGCTGGAATTTGAGAAACGTCATCGAAGGACTAAGCAATCTGCTGAGAGCTTGGCGATGAAGGATGACAGTGTGCATTCCTCTTGGCTTCGTGCTACAACTATGGTCGATGTTCGTCTCTGTTTAAATGAATCCCTGAACCTGATCAAAGGTGAAAATGTTGCTGCCATAAGAGaagtttggaaaagaaaagttctGATGTCAGGCTTTCACAATGCTAGCTTGAACTATTGCAATGTGGTAGGCAAGCAGAATACTGCTTACAGCTTAGTGTGAAGTTTTGACATTGTGCAGAAGATTGACATGTACGGAAACAGAGATGCAGAGAAATAAGGGGGCCTTTATACACAGTTCTTGTTTAGCTTGTGGAAAGAATGAAGCAAATTGGCAATAAACTTGCAAGATGCACATATCTGTTGGCAATCGGCATGAATTTCCTGATGTATTTGCACTATGCAGTAGTTATGTTGGACAATTCTGATGCAAACTTTTGGCAGTGGAAGCAGCTACACTAACATTGCTGCGTAAAGGTCAAAGTCTTATGCTTCCTCCTTACTGATTCCCCATGTCCATGGCCCACGAAATCTTGAAACAAAAACTGAGTTGTGATCTCCGATCTCTTCAAGTCTATGTTGCAGAAGGATGGATTAATCCAAGGATGCCTATTGATGTGACATTCTCAATTAACAGTGAGAGATGAAAGGATCTTGTTTATCTAAAAGCTGGAAAAGGCATACAAACTTGAATATCTTCTCCATTTGAAAGAAGTAATCCTGCGTATTGCAGGCTTCCTCCATGTGTACTTGCAAAGAtgagcttttcttttctctttttctttcttttgtgtgttcATCCTAGGTTGCAGTCAATTGATTCCCTTGCATTTATATTTTGAAGACACATAATGTTGTCGTTTTACCCATCGATTTGAAGCTTCCTATAgtaatgtaaaaaagaaaaaggtttatcTTACTTGAAAATATATACTATAtcatttttattcattcattttttctaacTTACTTTTGGGACGTGTTTGCCTCTCTGGTCAGAGTATCCAGGACGTAATTTCGATGACTCATTTCTTACATTTTGTTTCCATGAACAAGCCTCATATATATCATGATGtcacagaaaaggaaaagctgTGCGTGATCATAGATAAGGCTGTTCTTGAGGGTGTGCCTGTAACATCACCTCGACGGCTAACAAAGGCGCCGTTAGTGACATGAGATCATGAGATGACGGTCTCCACATCGTAAGACAGGTGAGAAGGATCCAGCCAAGGTTTCAGCCCTGCTACTTGACCTGGATTACATTTGATACCATGTACGCACATACTTACAAGACTGGCTACGACGAGTAAATAGTTGCAGGAAGGTgtaattgaaaaagaaaggccAAGAAATGTATCACTAAAGCACGTAAGATCAGTTGTATAATTATATTGatggcttttcattttcttagaaACGAATTTCAACTTAGGAATATAAAATTTCATGGCAGTGATCAAAGGATGCGTCATTTGACTTAAGGCTGGACATCGGGTCGGGTCGAGCTAACCAAAAACTTGATAAAGTCGGGCTCAAACAAGCCTGAGATCTTTGCTGGCAGCCTTGCCTGTGCCGACAGCTAATCGGGTAGGACCTGACCAACAACTCCATGGTCCAAGGTCCGCACAGCATGGTCTAATGttctcaaagaaaaaataaagaaatatattgaaAGAATGAGTTGACCACTAGCATCTCCTtgaggaaaatggagagagagagaggagccgataaaatgagaatgcataacaaaatttagggacaagaagtcccATAGGTACaagaacaaaccgcaaaaataaaatagaaaga
Above is a window of Nymphaea colorata isolate Beijing-Zhang1983 chromosome 8, ASM883128v2, whole genome shotgun sequence DNA encoding:
- the LOC116259026 gene encoding nodulin-related protein 2-like — translated: MESEYSGRKPDGKADHRGSHPKPSPTDLLSSAKVIAGAAKAAAGRDMDKVDKAKVASAAEDVLIAARHYGKLEEKSFGKYVQKAENYLHEYHSSRPGTGAGSGHEASSGGGGGPEHAPSSGAQKPSVAHPTGAHHGQSEEGGSGFGDYMKLAQGFLKKPGHEGGSQEGSGYGDYLKLAQDLLKKH